From Elephas maximus indicus isolate mEleMax1 chromosome 1, mEleMax1 primary haplotype, whole genome shotgun sequence, a single genomic window includes:
- the MRPL2 gene encoding 39S ribosomal protein L2, mitochondrial isoform X1 has protein sequence MALQALTRTLGSLSLAPPAVSAAAQNLLPAAQVISNAFLQSLSASMLLPCRPVLTFAALNAKFVSWKSHTKYTITPVKMKKSGGRDHTGHIQVHGIGGGHKQRYRMIDFLRFRPEQETKSGPFEEKVIVVRYDPCRSAHIALVAGGSRKRWIIATENMKAGDVILNSDHISRMAVAAREGDARPLGALPVGTLINNVESEPGRGAQYIRAAGTCGVLLRKVNGTAIIQLPSKRQMQVLETCMATVGRVSNVDHNKRVIGKAGRNRWLGKRPSSGLWHRKGGWAGRKIRPLPPMKSYVKLPSAAAQS, from the exons ATGGCCTTACAGGCGCTGACCCGCACTCTGGGCTCCCTAAGCCTGGCGCCCCCGGCCGTCTCCGCCGCCGCGCAGAACCTACTCCCCGCCGCCCAG GTGATAAGCAATGCCTTCCTCCAGTCACTCTCTGCCTCAATGTTGCTTCCCTGCCGCCCAGTCCTTACCTTTGCGGCCCTGAATGCCAAGTTTGTGTCCTGGAAGAGTCATACCAAGTACACCATTACACCAGTGAAGATGAAGAAGTCTGGGGGCCGAGACCACACAG GCCACATCCAAGTGCATGGCATCGGCGGAGGCCACAAGCAGCGTTATCGAATGATAGACTTTCTGCGGTTCCGGCCCGAGCAGGAAACCAAGTCAGGACCTTTTGAGGAGAAGGTCATTGTTGTCCGCTATGATCCCTGTAG GTCAGCACACATAGCTCTGGTTGCTGGGGGCAGCCGGAAACGCTGGATCATTGCCACAGAAAACATGAAGGCTGGAGATGTAATCCTCAACTCTGACCACATAAGCCGAATGGCAG TTGCTGCTCGGGAAGGGGATGCACGTCCTCTTGGAGCCCTGCCTGTGGGTACCCTCATTAACAACGTGGAGAGTGAGCCAGGCCGGGGGGCCCAGTATATCAGAGCTGCAG GGACGTGTGGTGTGCTGCTGCGGAAGGTGAATGGGACAGCCATCATCCAGCTGCCTTCTAAGAGGCAGATGCAG GTGCTGGAAACGTGCATGGCAACAGTGGGCCGAGTATCCAACGTTGACCATAACAAACGGGTCATCGGCAAGGCTGGGCGGAACCGCTGGCTGGGCAAGAGGCCTTCCAGCGGGCTGTGGCACCGCAAGGGGGGCTGGGCTGGCCGGAAGATTCGGCCCCTGCCCCCCATGAAGAGTTACGTAAAGCTGCCCTCAGCTGCTGCGCAAAGCTGA
- the MRPL2 gene encoding 39S ribosomal protein L2, mitochondrial isoform X2, with product MALQALTRTLGSLSLAPPAVSAAAQNLLPAAQVISNAFLQSLSASMLLPCRPVLTFAALNAKFVSWKSHTKYTITPVKMKKSGGRDHTGHIQVHGIGGGHKQRYRMIDFLRFRPEQETKSGPFEEKVIVVRYDPCRSAHIALVAGGSRKRWIIATENMKAGDVILNSDHISRMAVAAREGDARPLGALPVGTLINNVESEPGRGAQYIRAAGAGNVHGNSGPSIQR from the exons ATGGCCTTACAGGCGCTGACCCGCACTCTGGGCTCCCTAAGCCTGGCGCCCCCGGCCGTCTCCGCCGCCGCGCAGAACCTACTCCCCGCCGCCCAG GTGATAAGCAATGCCTTCCTCCAGTCACTCTCTGCCTCAATGTTGCTTCCCTGCCGCCCAGTCCTTACCTTTGCGGCCCTGAATGCCAAGTTTGTGTCCTGGAAGAGTCATACCAAGTACACCATTACACCAGTGAAGATGAAGAAGTCTGGGGGCCGAGACCACACAG GCCACATCCAAGTGCATGGCATCGGCGGAGGCCACAAGCAGCGTTATCGAATGATAGACTTTCTGCGGTTCCGGCCCGAGCAGGAAACCAAGTCAGGACCTTTTGAGGAGAAGGTCATTGTTGTCCGCTATGATCCCTGTAG GTCAGCACACATAGCTCTGGTTGCTGGGGGCAGCCGGAAACGCTGGATCATTGCCACAGAAAACATGAAGGCTGGAGATGTAATCCTCAACTCTGACCACATAAGCCGAATGGCAG TTGCTGCTCGGGAAGGGGATGCACGTCCTCTTGGAGCCCTGCCTGTGGGTACCCTCATTAACAACGTGGAGAGTGAGCCAGGCCGGGGGGCCCAGTATATCAGAGCTGCAG GTGCTGGAAACGTGCATGGCAACAGTGGGCCGAGTATCCAACGTTGA
- the KLC4 gene encoding kinesin light chain 4, which produces MSGLVLGQRDEPAGHRLSQEEILGSTRLVSQGLEALHNEHQAVLQSLSHTIECLQQGGHEEGLVHEKARQLRRSMENIELGLSEAQVMLALANHLSTVESEKQKLRAQVRRLCQENQWLRDELAGTQQRLQRSEQAVAQLEEEKKHLEFLGQLRQYDEDGHSTEEKEGDATKDSLDDLFPNEEEEDPSNGLSRGQGTQPGGYEIPARLRTLHNLVIQYAAQGRYEVAVPLCKQALEDLERTSGRGHPDVATMLNILALVYRDQNKYKEAAHLLNDALSIRESTLGRDHPAVAATLNNLAVLYGKRGKYKEAEPLCQRALEIREKVLGTDHPDVAKQLNNLALLCQNQGKYEAVERYYQRALAIYEGQLGPDNPNVARTKNNLASCYLKQGKYAEAETLYKEILTRAHVQEFGSVDDDHKPIWMHAEEREEMSKSQHRDGSTPYAEYGGWYKACKVSSPTVNTTLRNLGALYRRQGKLEAAETLEECALRSRKQGTDPISQTKVAELLGEGDGGRTFQESPGGSVKFEGGEDVSVAVEWSGDGSGTLQRSGSLGKIRDVLRRSSELLVRKLQGNEPRPSSSNMKRAASLNYLNQPNAAPLQGSRGLSASTMDLSSSS; this is translated from the exons ATGTCGGGCCTGGTGTTAGGGCAGCGGGATGAGCCTGCAGGGCACCGGCTGAGCCAGGAGGAGATACTGGGGAGCACTCGGTTGGTGAGCCAGGGGCTGGAGGCCCTACACAATGAACACCAGGCTGTGCTGCAAAGTCTGTCCCACACCATCGAGTGTCTGCAGCAGGGAGGCCACGAGGAAGGGTTGGTGCATGAGAAGGCCAGGCAGCTGCGTCGTTCCATGGAAAACATCGAGCTGGGGCTGAGTGAGGCCCAG GTGATGCTGGCTCTAGCCAACCACCTGAGCACAGTAGAGTCGGAGAAACAGAAGCTGCGTGCTCAGGTGCGGCGGCTGTGCCAGGAAAACCAGTGGCTGCGGGACGAGCTGGCAGGCACTCAGCAGCGGCTGCAGCGCAGTGAACAGGCTGTGGCTCAgctggaggaggagaagaagcacCTGGAGTTCCTGGGGCAGCTGCGGCAGTATGATGAGGATGGGCACAGCACG GAAGAGAAAGAGGGCGATGCCACCAAGGATTCCCTGGATGATCTCTTCCCCAACGAGGAGGAAGAAGACCCCAGTAATGGCT TGTCCCGTGGCCAGGGCACCCAGCCAGGCGGATATGAAATCCCAGCAAGGTTGCGGACGCTCCACAACCTAGTGATCCAGTACGCagcccagggtcgctatgaggtggctGTGCCACTCTGCAAGCAGGCACTAGAGGACCTGGAGCGCACATCCGGCCGCGGTCACCCTGATGTCGCCACCATGCTCAACATTCTCGCCTTAGTGTATCG GGACCAGaataagtataaggaagctgcCCATCTACTGAATGATGCCCTCAGCATCCGAGAGAGCACCCTGGGCCGGGACCATCCTGCT GTGGCTGCCACACTCAACAATCTGGCTGTGCTCTATGGCAAAAGGGGAAAATACAAGGAGGCGGAGCCGCTGTGCCAACGGGCACTGGAGATTCGTGAAAAG GTTCTGGGCACTGACCACCCAGATGTAGCAAAGCAGCTGAACAACTTGGCGTTGTTGTGCCAGAACCAGGGCAAGTATGAGGCTGTTGAGCGCTATTACCAGCGGGCTCTGGCCATCTATGAGGGGCAGCTGGGGCCAGACAACCCTAATGTTGCCCGGACCAAGAACAACCTG GCTTCCTGTTACCTGAAACAGGGCAAATATGCTGAGGCCGAGACACTATACAAAGAGATCTTGACCCGTGCCCATGTGCAGGAGTTTGGGTCTGTTGATG ATGACCACAAGCCCATCTGGATGCATGCAGAGGAGCGGGAGGAAATGAGCAAA AGCCAGCACCGTGATGGCAGTACACCCTATGCTGAGTATGGAGGCTGGTACAAGGCCTGCAAAGTGAGCAG CCCCACAGTGAACACTACTCTGAGGAACCTAGGAGCTCTGTACAGGCGCCAGGGAAAGCTGGAGGCAGCTGAGACCCTGGAGGAATGTGCCCTCCGTTCCCGGAAACAG GGCACTGACCCCATCAGCCAGACCAAGGTGGCCGAGCTGCTTGGGGAAGGTGATGGTGGAAGGACCTTCCAGGAGAGCCCAGGGGGCAGTGTGAAATTCGAAGGAGGTGAAGATGTGTCTGTGGCTGTGGAGTGGTCAGGG GATGGAAGTGGGACCCTGCAGAGGAGTGGCTCGCTGGGTAAGATCCGGGATGTGCTTCGTCGAAGCAGCGAGCTCCTGGTGAGGAAGCTCCAGGGGAACGAGCCTCGGCCTTCCAG CAGCAACATGAAGCGGGCAGCCTCCTTAAACTATCTGAACCAGCCCAATGCAGCACCCCTCCAG GGCTCTCGGGGCCTCAGTGCCAGTACCATGGACCTCTCGTCAAGCAGTTGA